A DNA window from Porphyromonas gingivalis ATCC 33277 contains the following coding sequences:
- a CDS encoding aminopeptidase C gives MKKTLLLAAVVVCSGFVVQAQQKSADVVENQFTTIKEVPITPVKDQANSGTCWSYSALGFLESEILRMGKPEVDLAEMHSVAQSYKDKGEKYVRMHGKLNFGQGGSFYDVLYVVKHYGVVPQSVMQGLNYGTKKNAHSELADGALAYLKAIVTNPNGKLTPAWKKAYDGIIDSYLGTCPETFTYEGKTYTPKSFAQYLGLNVDDYVSLTSYTHHPFYTQFALEIEDNWRGSLSYNMPINELMETMEYAINNGYSIAWGSDVSEVGFTRDGIGVLADVEGIEAKGSDQDRWVGLSRAEKQAEIIRTVNSADCPEINPTQEFRQKGYDEYSLTDDHGMVIYGIAKNQNGRKFFMVKNSWGETGKYKGIWYASYNFVAGRTMNIIVHKKAIPAAIAKKLGIRQ, from the coding sequence ATGAAGAAAACGCTTTTGCTCGCTGCGGTAGTTGTTTGCAGCGGTTTCGTCGTACAAGCTCAACAGAAGAGTGCAGACGTTGTAGAGAATCAGTTCACTACTATTAAAGAAGTGCCCATTACGCCGGTGAAAGATCAGGCCAACTCAGGTACATGCTGGTCATACTCTGCATTAGGATTCCTCGAAAGCGAAATCCTCCGTATGGGAAAGCCCGAAGTGGACTTGGCCGAAATGCACTCCGTAGCTCAATCATACAAGGACAAAGGCGAGAAGTATGTACGTATGCATGGGAAGCTGAACTTCGGACAGGGCGGTTCCTTCTACGATGTTCTCTATGTGGTGAAGCACTACGGCGTCGTTCCACAGTCTGTCATGCAGGGCTTGAACTATGGCACGAAGAAGAATGCTCACAGTGAATTGGCAGACGGTGCTCTGGCCTACCTCAAGGCTATCGTGACGAATCCTAATGGCAAGCTCACTCCTGCATGGAAAAAAGCCTATGATGGGATCATCGACAGCTACCTCGGCACATGTCCTGAAACTTTCACTTATGAAGGTAAGACCTACACGCCGAAGAGCTTTGCTCAGTATCTCGGTCTTAATGTCGATGACTATGTGTCGCTGACTTCTTATACGCATCATCCTTTTTACACACAGTTTGCCCTCGAAATCGAAGACAACTGGCGCGGCTCTCTCTCCTATAATATGCCCATCAACGAGCTGATGGAGACTATGGAATATGCCATCAACAACGGCTATTCCATCGCATGGGGTTCGGACGTAAGCGAAGTGGGCTTTACGCGTGATGGTATCGGCGTATTGGCCGACGTAGAAGGTATCGAAGCCAAAGGGTCGGATCAGGATCGTTGGGTAGGATTGAGCCGTGCCGAGAAGCAGGCAGAGATCATTCGTACGGTTAATAGTGCCGATTGTCCTGAAATCAACCCCACTCAAGAGTTCCGTCAGAAAGGTTACGATGAGTATAGCCTCACCGATGACCACGGTATGGTTATCTACGGTATCGCCAAGAATCAGAATGGACGCAAGTTCTTCATGGTGAAAAACTCATGGGGCGAAACCGGTAAGTACAAGGGTATCTGGTATGCTTCTTACAACTTCGTAGCCGGTAGGACAATGAATATCATCGTACACAAGAAGGCCATCCCTGCAGCCATCGCCAAGAAGCTCGGCATTCGCCAGTAA
- a CDS encoding RidA family protein yields MKKVINTKNAPVAIGPYSQAILMGNMLYTSGQLGLDPATGNFVPGGVTEQTEQVFKNIRAILEEAGLTIANVVKTTCFLADMSDFAAMNAVYEKQFTGDFPARSAVAVKTLPKNGLVEIEIIAIKD; encoded by the coding sequence ATGAAAAAGGTAATCAACACGAAGAATGCACCGGTCGCAATCGGACCATACAGCCAGGCTATCCTGATGGGTAATATGCTCTATACTTCCGGACAATTAGGCCTTGATCCTGCCACAGGGAACTTTGTACCCGGCGGAGTAACAGAGCAGACCGAACAAGTATTCAAGAACATTCGAGCTATCCTCGAAGAAGCAGGACTCACAATCGCCAATGTGGTAAAGACCACTTGTTTTTTGGCCGATATGAGTGATTTTGCAGCGATGAATGCCGTTTATGAGAAACAATTCACCGGCGACTTTCCGGCTCGTTCTGCTGTTGCCGTTAAGACCCTGCCCAAGAATGGATTGGTGGAAATAGAGATCATAGCGATCAAAGACTGA
- the rlmB gene encoding 23S rRNA (guanosine(2251)-2'-O)-methyltransferase RlmB codes for MKNDKMIFGLHSISEAFEAGKEIDKIFIRRGLKTEQTEAIIREAVERCVPVMHVPIEKLDRLTSKNHQGVVAILSAIEYTRLDQLIPMLYEEGKAPFLLLLDGITDVRNFGAIARTAECAGVDAIIIPERGSISVGGDAIKTSAGALHRIPVCRVTSIPGAIRSLQEYGIRIVAASEKAADLYTDVPMKLPLGIVMGAEDVGPSPDTLRMADGIVAIPQMGAIGSLNVSVAAGIVIYEVVRQQRLQSSN; via the coding sequence ATGAAGAATGACAAAATGATATTCGGCCTGCACTCCATATCGGAGGCTTTCGAAGCAGGCAAAGAGATCGACAAGATCTTTATTCGGCGTGGTCTCAAGACTGAGCAGACCGAAGCAATCATTCGAGAGGCCGTAGAGCGGTGCGTACCGGTGATGCATGTGCCGATAGAGAAGCTGGACAGGCTTACCTCCAAGAATCACCAAGGGGTGGTGGCCATTCTTTCGGCTATCGAATATACCCGTTTGGATCAACTCATACCGATGCTCTATGAGGAGGGTAAGGCACCCTTCCTCTTGCTACTCGATGGTATCACCGATGTGCGGAACTTCGGGGCTATTGCTCGTACGGCGGAGTGTGCAGGGGTAGATGCCATCATCATTCCCGAAAGAGGAAGCATTTCGGTAGGAGGAGATGCTATCAAGACCTCTGCCGGAGCTTTGCATCGTATTCCGGTTTGTCGCGTGACTTCCATTCCCGGAGCCATCCGCAGCCTGCAAGAATACGGTATACGCATAGTCGCTGCTTCAGAGAAGGCTGCAGATCTATATACCGATGTACCCATGAAGCTGCCTTTGGGTATAGTCATGGGGGCGGAGGATGTCGGGCCATCACCTGATACGCTTAGGATGGCCGATGGCATAGTAGCTATTCCGCAGATGGGGGCTATAGGCTCATTGAACGTCTCCGTTGCGGCCGGCATTGTTATTTACGAAGTAGTGCGACAGCAAAGACTGCAATCATCAAATTAA
- the recN gene encoding DNA repair protein RecN produces MLASLHIANYVLIDRLDIDFAPHFSVITGETGAGKSILLGALGLLVGGRADTSAIAPGTDRCIVEGRFTGFVPEMKAVLDRYDLDFDPDECTIRREISSKGKSRAFVNDTPAPLTALRELADFLIDIHSQHKNLLLGDSLFQLNVLDAYSGKPDLYAHYSKAYRVYAERKQKLEDLRKAAAATASEYDYWQFRFEQLDKAGLESGEEARLQEEQAMLTHALDIKRELGHSYSLLSDDERGLLSGLNKVEDALATIESYYPDSASFRQRVRDVRIELADIASDLGRRSDDVSYEPERLNAVTDRLDEILSLLHRYNADSSDALIAIRDDLAERLSRINTDEEEISRLEQEVLAFYKEIEAQASLLTEERIRAASALETSLCESLRKLNMPHVRFVVDIRSTEYGPHGADKVVFLFSANKQMEPEPVSEIASGGEIARLMLCLKALIADKRSLPAIVFDEIDTGVSGEVADRMGEIMAHMGQGMQVLAITHLPQIAARGERHYFVYKDETGERARTFIRELTPEERIREIARMQSGNNLTDVALAAAKELLAR; encoded by the coding sequence ATGTTAGCCTCTTTGCATATTGCCAACTACGTTCTGATCGACCGGCTTGATATTGATTTTGCCCCTCATTTTTCTGTGATCACAGGGGAAACCGGTGCAGGAAAAAGTATTCTATTAGGTGCTTTGGGACTGCTTGTCGGGGGGCGTGCCGATACTTCAGCTATTGCACCCGGTACAGATCGCTGCATAGTAGAGGGGCGTTTTACCGGATTCGTTCCGGAGATGAAAGCCGTATTGGATCGCTACGACTTGGATTTCGATCCGGACGAATGCACTATCCGTCGCGAAATATCCTCCAAAGGCAAAAGTCGCGCTTTCGTAAATGATACGCCTGCTCCATTGACGGCTCTTCGCGAGCTGGCCGACTTCCTGATCGACATCCATTCTCAGCACAAAAATCTCCTGCTCGGCGACAGTTTGTTTCAGCTCAATGTGCTGGATGCATATAGCGGAAAACCCGACTTATATGCCCACTACAGCAAAGCTTACCGGGTGTATGCCGAAAGAAAACAAAAGTTGGAAGACCTTCGTAAGGCAGCCGCTGCGACAGCGTCGGAGTATGACTATTGGCAGTTTCGTTTTGAGCAGTTGGATAAGGCCGGTCTCGAATCGGGAGAAGAAGCTCGTTTGCAAGAAGAACAGGCTATGCTGACGCATGCCTTGGATATTAAAAGAGAGCTGGGGCATTCCTATAGCCTTCTCTCCGACGATGAGAGAGGACTACTGTCGGGTCTGAACAAAGTAGAGGATGCTTTGGCCACCATAGAGAGCTATTATCCCGACTCGGCTTCTTTTCGGCAGCGAGTACGCGATGTTCGAATAGAGTTGGCTGATATTGCATCGGATTTGGGGCGGCGTTCGGACGATGTCTCCTACGAGCCGGAAAGATTGAACGCTGTGACAGATCGGCTGGACGAAATTCTCTCGCTCCTGCATCGTTACAATGCCGATAGCAGCGATGCTCTCATTGCCATACGAGACGATCTGGCCGAACGCCTCTCAAGGATCAACACCGATGAAGAAGAGATAAGCCGACTTGAGCAAGAAGTCTTGGCCTTTTATAAAGAGATTGAGGCCCAAGCATCGTTGCTGACCGAAGAACGCATTCGGGCAGCCTCCGCTCTGGAAACCTCTTTGTGCGAATCCTTACGCAAGCTCAATATGCCTCATGTCCGTTTTGTCGTTGATATTCGCTCGACAGAATACGGCCCTCACGGAGCAGACAAGGTCGTTTTTTTGTTTTCGGCGAATAAGCAGATGGAGCCGGAGCCGGTATCGGAGATTGCCTCAGGAGGAGAGATTGCTCGCCTGATGTTGTGTCTGAAAGCTCTCATTGCGGACAAGCGTTCTTTGCCGGCCATCGTTTTCGATGAGATAGATACCGGCGTATCGGGTGAAGTGGCTGACCGCATGGGAGAGATAATGGCTCATATGGGACAAGGTATGCAAGTGCTCGCCATCACGCATCTGCCCCAAATAGCAGCTCGAGGGGAGCGGCACTACTTTGTCTATAAAGATGAAACAGGCGAACGGGCACGCACCTTCATTCGTGAATTGACTCCCGAAGAGCGAATACGAGAGATAGCCCGTATGCAAAGCGGAAACAACCTGACGGATGTGGCCTTGGCCGCAGCCAAAGAGCTTTTAGCAAGATGA
- a CDS encoding DUF4835 family protein: MRRRLWWGLWICLFFYTASAVSQELNAKVTINSERLGSNANAETFKTLERQLSDLLNLTRWTTATFSFAERIDCTFSINLTEVKDESQYKAELFVTSRRPIYNSSYFSPQLIWRDQELNFEYNQFDPIEYNETDLQSNLVASVVFYAYFILAMDFDSFSPLGGNSARSMMRQIVARAQAKQDWSGWKAFESTKNRYALAEAMNDAELETLRRFWYDYHRRALDEMVGNPNRGRTTVLELLPQLEAVYKVRPMSPLLSIFAAVKLDEIVNILSKANASEKQDAYKVLNKVFPTEGNKLNPLKK, translated from the coding sequence ATGAGAAGGAGATTGTGGTGGGGCCTGTGGATCTGCCTGTTTTTCTATACGGCCTCTGCTGTAAGTCAGGAGTTGAATGCCAAGGTAACTATCAATAGCGAACGTCTCGGCAGTAATGCCAATGCGGAGACATTCAAGACATTGGAGCGTCAGCTCTCAGATCTCCTCAACCTGACTCGATGGACAACGGCCACATTCAGTTTTGCAGAGCGTATCGACTGCACCTTTTCCATCAACCTTACCGAAGTGAAAGACGAAAGTCAATACAAGGCCGAACTCTTTGTTACTTCTCGTCGCCCTATTTACAATTCCTCCTATTTTTCTCCTCAGCTTATTTGGCGAGATCAGGAACTGAACTTCGAATACAACCAGTTCGATCCCATCGAATATAATGAGACGGATCTGCAAAGTAATCTGGTTGCCTCCGTCGTATTCTATGCCTACTTTATATTGGCGATGGATTTTGATAGCTTCAGCCCTTTGGGAGGCAATTCGGCCCGTTCTATGATGCGTCAGATCGTAGCCAGAGCACAGGCCAAACAAGACTGGAGCGGCTGGAAAGCTTTTGAGAGTACCAAGAATCGCTATGCCCTTGCCGAGGCTATGAATGATGCCGAATTGGAGACTTTGCGCCGGTTTTGGTATGATTATCACCGACGAGCATTGGATGAAATGGTCGGCAATCCCAATCGTGGGCGCACTACGGTATTAGAGCTGTTGCCTCAGCTGGAAGCTGTTTACAAGGTACGTCCCATGTCGCCACTGCTTTCCATCTTTGCGGCTGTCAAGCTGGATGAGATCGTGAATATATTGTCGAAAGCCAATGCTTCGGAAAAGCAGGATGCGTATAAAGTACTGAATAAGGTATTTCCAACTGAAGGAAACAAGCTGAATCCGCTCAAAAAATAA
- the coaBC gene encoding bifunctional phosphopantothenoylcysteine decarboxylase/phosphopantothenate--cysteine ligase CoaBC, protein MKSSLAGKHIVLGVTGSIAAYKAAVLTRLLIKKEAEVQIVITPAGKEFITPITLSALTSKPVISEFFSGRDGTWNSHVDLSLWADAMLIAPATASTIGKMAHGIADNMLVTTYLSAKAPVFVAPAMDLDMFRHPSTQHNMEILRSYGNHIIEPGEGELASHLVGKGRMEEPECIVEILEAFFKENNCKPLLGKRALVTAGPTYEKLDPVRFLGNYSSGKMGFCIAERLAELGASVTLVTGPTTMQTTVEGIDRIDVESAVEMLEACRKPFEKADITVLSAAVADYRPAEQAEKKMKRETKGDFDLRLTANPDIAATLGALKRAGQRLVGFALETDSGEQEAMRKMKAKHLDAIVLNSLSDAGAGFGVGTNKITIFDSEGRPSDYPLKSKVEVAEDIVDYIIGLV, encoded by the coding sequence ATGAAATCATCTTTGGCCGGTAAGCACATCGTCCTCGGTGTCACGGGGAGTATCGCAGCCTACAAGGCTGCCGTTTTGACCCGCCTGCTCATCAAAAAGGAGGCTGAAGTGCAAATAGTCATTACTCCTGCCGGCAAGGAGTTCATTACTCCCATCACCCTCTCGGCTCTGACTTCCAAGCCTGTCATCAGCGAATTTTTCTCCGGACGGGATGGTACATGGAACAGCCATGTGGATCTCAGTCTCTGGGCGGATGCTATGCTGATAGCTCCGGCCACAGCCTCTACGATAGGCAAGATGGCACATGGCATAGCCGACAATATGTTGGTAACCACTTACCTTTCCGCCAAGGCTCCCGTATTCGTGGCTCCGGCTATGGATTTGGACATGTTCCGACATCCGAGTACGCAGCACAATATGGAGATACTACGCTCTTATGGCAATCATATCATAGAGCCGGGTGAAGGCGAATTGGCCAGTCATTTGGTAGGAAAGGGGCGGATGGAAGAGCCGGAGTGCATTGTGGAGATATTGGAGGCTTTTTTCAAGGAGAACAATTGTAAGCCCCTCCTTGGGAAGAGAGCATTGGTTACAGCCGGCCCTACATACGAGAAACTCGATCCTGTACGTTTTCTCGGCAACTACTCTTCTGGAAAGATGGGCTTCTGCATAGCAGAACGTTTGGCCGAATTGGGGGCTTCGGTTACGCTTGTCACCGGCCCTACCACTATGCAGACAACTGTCGAAGGGATAGACCGTATCGATGTGGAAAGTGCCGTAGAGATGCTCGAAGCCTGTCGGAAACCTTTTGAAAAGGCCGACATAACCGTCTTGTCCGCAGCCGTGGCTGACTATCGTCCGGCAGAGCAGGCAGAGAAAAAGATGAAACGAGAGACCAAGGGCGACTTCGATCTTCGCTTGACTGCTAATCCGGATATAGCGGCTACGCTCGGAGCACTCAAACGTGCAGGACAGCGGTTGGTGGGTTTTGCCTTGGAGACGGACAGTGGGGAGCAAGAGGCTATGCGCAAGATGAAAGCCAAGCACTTGGATGCGATAGTACTGAATTCGCTTTCCGATGCGGGAGCCGGATTTGGAGTAGGTACGAATAAGATCACCATATTCGACAGTGAAGGCCGACCGTCGGACTATCCGCTCAAAAGCAAGGTCGAGGTGGCCGAAGATATTGTGGACTATATAATCGGATTGGTATGA
- a CDS encoding 3'-5' exonuclease yields MKLNLKNPLIFFDLETTGVDLVRDRIVEISILKVMPDGSEECKTRRINPERSIPPESTAIHGITDEDVKDCPPFRSVAKSLAQWIEGCDLAGFNSTRFDVPMLVEEFLRAGVDIDLRHRKLIDVQTIFHKMEPRTLEAATRFYCNRTLENAHSAEADTRATYDVFKAQLDRYEGTLENDMAFLADFSRQSRNVDFAGRLVYDDNDNVIINFGKYRGRKALDVLRTDSGYYGWIMDADFTLNTKQEFTRLRMSLNNPETK; encoded by the coding sequence ATGAAATTGAATCTGAAAAACCCGCTGATCTTCTTCGACCTCGAAACGACGGGTGTGGATTTGGTACGGGACAGAATCGTCGAAATCTCCATACTGAAAGTCATGCCCGATGGAAGCGAAGAGTGCAAAACAAGGCGTATCAATCCCGAACGCTCTATTCCTCCCGAATCGACAGCCATTCACGGTATTACGGATGAGGATGTGAAGGACTGTCCGCCATTCCGTTCAGTGGCCAAAAGTCTGGCGCAATGGATAGAAGGGTGTGATTTGGCAGGCTTCAATTCGACACGATTCGATGTGCCGATGCTGGTGGAGGAGTTCCTCCGTGCCGGAGTGGATATTGACCTCCGCCACAGAAAACTCATAGACGTTCAGACGATTTTTCATAAGATGGAACCTCGCACATTGGAGGCAGCTACTCGTTTCTATTGTAATAGAACTTTGGAAAATGCGCATTCAGCTGAAGCCGATACGCGTGCTACATACGATGTGTTCAAGGCCCAATTGGATCGTTATGAGGGGACATTGGAGAATGACATGGCTTTCTTGGCCGACTTCTCCCGCCAGTCTCGCAACGTGGACTTTGCCGGTCGATTGGTTTATGACGACAACGACAACGTTATCATCAATTTCGGCAAGTATCGTGGTCGTAAAGCTCTGGATGTATTGCGTACAGATTCCGGTTATTACGGCTGGATCATGGATGCGGATTTTACGCTGAATACAAAGCAAGAATTTACTCGCCTGCGTATGTCTCTGAACAATCCGGAGACCAAATAA
- the dnaN gene encoding DNA polymerase III subunit beta, producing MKFEVASNVLLQHLQLIARVIASRSTLPILESVLFELEGDQLRLTAADMANRMSTELTVNNVGGENGSFAVPERILLEPLKELPDQPISFEINMETKAAEIAYSNGHYSFVVQDASTYPVAASLSPEAIVSVIPAEALLSGLSATLFATSQDERRPIMTGVYLDFFEDKLVFVGSDGQILVKQEDANVQSRRRSAFCLPRKACLLLRNVLPRLEGDVTLTYDSNYLHIELGNYTLRARLLEGRYPNYNSVIPTSNPFSVKVDRAQLLSGAKRVSIFSNPATSMLRMEFTPAGIRLSANDIDFSVAAEEHVPAECPADINMRIGFKSDVFQTILQGMPSEEVIMTLADQTRAGLILPAENAPGISLCNLLLPMKLIGE from the coding sequence ATGAAGTTTGAAGTAGCCAGCAACGTCCTGTTGCAACACTTGCAATTGATTGCCCGCGTCATAGCTTCACGCAGTACACTTCCAATTTTGGAGTCTGTACTTTTCGAGCTTGAGGGAGATCAATTACGTCTTACCGCTGCCGATATGGCCAATCGGATGAGTACGGAACTTACCGTGAACAACGTAGGGGGCGAAAACGGTTCTTTTGCCGTTCCCGAGAGGATCTTACTTGAACCACTGAAAGAATTGCCCGATCAGCCGATCTCTTTTGAGATAAATATGGAAACCAAAGCCGCTGAGATAGCATACAGCAACGGGCATTACAGTTTTGTGGTACAGGATGCTTCGACCTATCCGGTGGCAGCTTCTTTGTCTCCCGAAGCAATCGTTTCTGTCATTCCGGCGGAAGCCTTGCTCAGTGGCCTTTCGGCTACGCTCTTTGCTACCAGTCAGGACGAACGCCGGCCGATCATGACAGGGGTCTATCTGGATTTCTTCGAGGACAAGCTTGTTTTCGTAGGCTCGGATGGACAGATCTTGGTGAAGCAGGAGGATGCTAATGTGCAGAGCCGTCGGCGTAGTGCCTTCTGCCTGCCTCGGAAAGCCTGTCTTCTGCTGCGCAATGTTCTGCCCCGATTGGAAGGCGATGTGACACTCACGTATGACAGCAACTATCTCCATATAGAACTTGGCAATTATACGCTCAGAGCACGGTTGCTGGAAGGTCGTTATCCGAATTATAATAGTGTAATACCTACCAGCAATCCTTTCTCGGTGAAAGTGGATCGTGCTCAACTCCTATCCGGAGCCAAGCGCGTATCTATCTTCTCCAATCCGGCTACGAGTATGCTGCGCATGGAGTTTACTCCTGCAGGCATCCGCTTATCGGCTAATGATATAGATTTCTCTGTGGCTGCTGAAGAACATGTGCCGGCAGAATGTCCGGCCGACATCAACATGCGCATCGGATTCAAGTCGGATGTCTTTCAGACAATTCTGCAAGGAATGCCATCGGAAGAAGTGATAATGACTTTGGCTGATCAGACTCGTGCCGGTCTCATACTGCCGGCAGAGAATGCACCGGGAATAAGCTTGTGCAATTTGCTTTTGCCGATGAAGTTAATCGGCGAATAA
- a CDS encoding 5-formyltetrahydrofolate cyclo-ligase produces the protein MTKKELRAQIRQRNRELLVAENRERWSQSIIERIRRLDIFADAKRIGLYHALPDEPDLAGLLREYVQTKQLFIPRVEGDDIAFYAYTGEADLEAEGAYGIAEPTADAATAILPSSLDLLLVPGVAFDRKGSRMGRGKGYYDRFLPATQARLIGVTFSYRLLEELPTDPWDRPMDGVITESETLFC, from the coding sequence ATGACCAAAAAGGAACTCAGAGCACAGATCCGGCAGCGTAATCGGGAGTTGCTTGTGGCAGAAAACCGTGAGAGATGGTCGCAGTCCATCATAGAGCGGATTCGCCGGCTCGACATATTTGCTGATGCCAAACGTATAGGACTTTATCATGCTTTGCCGGACGAGCCGGATTTGGCCGGCTTATTACGGGAGTATGTTCAAACCAAACAGCTTTTTATCCCCAGAGTAGAAGGGGACGACATCGCTTTCTATGCCTATACCGGCGAGGCTGATCTTGAAGCCGAAGGGGCTTATGGCATAGCCGAGCCTACAGCCGATGCCGCTACAGCCATTCTTCCCTCTTCGTTGGATCTGCTGCTGGTACCCGGTGTAGCTTTCGATCGCAAAGGCAGTCGCATGGGGCGAGGCAAAGGCTATTACGATCGTTTCCTGCCGGCGACTCAAGCTCGGCTTATAGGTGTCACGTTCTCCTACCGTCTTTTGGAGGAATTGCCTACCGATCCTTGGGATCGCCCGATGGATGGAGTCATCACCGAAAGCGAAACACTCTTCTGCTGA